The Primulina huaijiensis isolate GDHJ02 chromosome 10, ASM1229523v2, whole genome shotgun sequence region AACTAGAATGTTACCAATCATAGGCAGCACTATCATAATGAACACATGCATGGCACAGCTTCAAACCTTCTCTGTAGAACAAGGCTACATCATGAACCCCCATCTGGGATCATTCAAAGTTCCCGCGGCATCAATCCCAGCTATCCCCTTACTTTTCATGGTCATTCTCATCCCAATCTACGACCGTGTTTTCGTGCCCTTTGTGCGGAAATTCACCCGGCATCCGTTCGGGATTACTCAGCTTCAACGAGTCGGGGTTGGCCTAGTTCTATCCGCGCTTTCAATGGCAGCAGCAGCATTGATCGAAGTTAAGAGAAAGCATTATTCTTTGAAGAATCCTTCGAAATCCATCAGTCTTTTTTGGCTGTCTTTCCAGTATGGGATCTTTGGGATTGCTGACATGTTTACACTTGTGGGATTGCTCGAATTCTTCTATAAAGAAGCCCCCGCAGGCATGAAAGCTCTCTCGACTTCTTTCACGTGGATTTCTCTGTCTTTCGGGTATTTTCTGAGCAGTATCTTTGTGGAAGTTATCAACTCGGTGACACAGAAAATCACTCCCAGCAGACAAGGGTGGTTGCATGGAAAACTTTTGGATTACAACAACTTGAATCTATTCTACTGGTTTTTGTCAATCTTGAGTGTGCTCAACTTTTTTAACTATCTGTATTGGGCAAATTGGTACAAGTACAAAAAAGATGATAAGCTTATTAAAGCTACGACAGACGAGGCGGCGGGCGCACCACAGTCGATGAGCGGTGTACCATTCCTTAAAACGGCTGCTGCCGGGGAAGATGTGTCTAAGGCTAGCGAAAATGGCGGTGGTGCCACCCCTGGAGCGGCGGAGGTAAGCAAGGAGGGAAACTGATGAAGTTGAtggaaactcaaaaaaaaaaaaaaaagagagagaggaGAGGTTGAAATTAGTACATTATCGTATTCATAGCCAAATTGTATCTTTGGATTGTAGTTTTGCCCACAATAAGATTGTAAGGAAAAATTTGGAGAAAATGAAAATTGTATGGTCATTCGTAACGCACGTATTAATTTACTCCTTGCCTTTAATTCAATCAGAAGTTATACAATCAAATTCAATTATACAAcagatttatatatatgtttcaaaCTTTAATTTATGGACCACCGATTAtaaattatgaatataaaatatatattcaaattataCAAATATCTATGCGATTTTTTTTTCCGTCAAATCCAATCAAAAGTTATAACAAAAGAATCGAGATCTTgacaaaacatcattttattGCATTGGAATCAAATTTCGGACTTGCATGTGATGATCTGTCcggattatttttaaagaatCCGAAAATATTTTGATCCATATTCTCAATTATTGAATCCATCCAATAAAATATCGTTGATTAATATTAGAATACCTAAAATGCCAATTTTTAGTCAGTTTGAATTGTGTTGTGACATTTTTGTCTTTTTGTTGAATAACTATGTCTCGATGGTCAATTTTGGTTCTACTccttaaaatcatataattaaattacaaaTATCATTGTCAAAAAGTTTACaattacatgattaaataaattctcaatGACATATACATATGCTTAACGTTGTAATTATTACCTTTATctatatctatctatctattatTACCTTTATCTATATATACAGATTCAAAAATAAAAGCCGTCATTTATGAagaatacaatatatataatttgccGAAGATctctccatttgaattttggaTTTTGCAAAATCCGACAAAATCCGACAACTGTTGGCGAAGTAATATTTGGCTAATTTAAATTCATATGGTCCCATAATAAAGGTGGCCACTTTCCCATTGACAGCACCTCATTTCCATCTTTATTCATgtattattcaaaaaaaataatgaatggTCTCTCGTTTATTGGAtaaattgttattgttattggtATTGGTATTATAACaatattttctgatattttggtattttttttaatttttcttcaaGGACTTCCACTAACTGTTGACAGATGATAACTGATGTGAAATTTTTCATTCTTCGCTGTTTGTTTCCTTTTTTTTCCTTGAGGAAAGAGAgtgattttttcatttttggtgaGCTTAAATTTGAAGGGatcctttcttttcttttctattcttttgtttttctaTCACAAATCATTCAACCATGGCTAGCGAGACTGCTGTTACAGATCATTCTTTTGAGGTATGTTCTCTTGCTTGTTAACTTTCTTGATTCTGCGGTTGATTCTGAAGTAAATGtgtctatttttctttattacTTTTTTTAGTATATCTGGGATCTACTTGGTCTTTGGGAATTTGGATACATGATTCAAGAAGCAGTTTATAGTCTATTGTGATGCAAATTTCTTGAATTCACACATGTTCGTGAAGTTCATAGCAGAACTGAAACTGCTTTTTTTCCCTGTTTTTTCACTGCACGAAACTGGAAAAATTAAAGATAGAAGCCCCGTTTTCTGAATTTTGAGTTCTGAGTTATCTGGTTCCGACAGAAGAAATCTCATCaagaatcaaatttttttgCAAAATTCTTCTGATGGAAAAATGGTGGTAAATTTAAGTAGTCCAGTAATAAACTTATTTATATTGTATGCATAAGATTGGAGTACTTCTTCATACGTCTTATGTTTGAAATTAAGAACAGCAACAGATATATAGAAATGATATCTTTCTTTATTGCCGAGATCTGTTATAATTTGTTTTACTGCAGGAAGTTGAAAAGGAATTAAAACCGGAGGTGAAAATTTTGGAGCCTGTTCAAGTTTGTCCTCCAAAGGAGAGTGTGAATAGCCCAGAACCTGAGGAAGTACCTGCTCATGTTGCCACTTCAGCTGAATCAGGAGCAAAGGTTGAGGAAACCAAAACCAAACCTATTGTGACCGAAAACATAAAGGGAATTGATATTGATGAAAATCCGAAAGAGGAGGAATCCGTTGTTTTGGTTGAAGAACCAGAGCAAAAGAATGAAAATAAGAATGTTGAGGTTCCTCCTGGTGAAGAGGAAAAGAAAATTGAGGATGCTTCCGATAACGATAATGCAGAAGTGGAGAAAGTACCTCATCCTGAACCAGATGTAAATAGCGTTTCAGAAGAATCCAATTTTGAGAAGACTGAAGGTGAACCAGAGGAGAAATTAGATACTGAAACTGTTGAAAAACAGAGAGAATCGGAAGCTGAGCCATCTGTGGAGGAAAAGATTGGTGAACCAGAAAAAGTAGTTGAAGTCACGAAACAATCACCAGCTAAGATAGCTGCTAGAGATTACATAGGTGATGTTGAGGTATTGCCAGACAAAGAAATGGAAGAATCAGAGGCTGAGCTTGCTAAAGTTGAGAAGGCTgaagaaaagaaagatgaaCTAGAAAAAATAATCAATACTGAGGAGAAAACTTCAATTGAAGGCGAAACCAAAGAGAAATTAGATTCCAAAAATGTTGGAAAACTGGAAGAATTGAAAGTTGAGCCAGCTGATGGGGAAAAGCTTGGGGAACCAGAAAAATTAGTTGAAGTCTCGAAACAATTACCAGCTAAGAGAGCTGCTAGCGAATACATAGGTGATGTTGAGGTATTGCCAAATGAAGAACTGAAAGAATCAGAGGCTGagcttcctaaagttgagaaggctgaaaaaaagaaagatgaacTAGAAAAAATAATCAATACTGAGGAGAAAACTACAATTGAAGGCGAAACAAAAGAGAAATTAGATTCCAAAAATGTTGGAAAACAGGAAGAATTGAAAGTTGAGCCAGCCGATGGGGAAAAGCTTGGTGAACCAGAAAAATTAGTTGAAGTCTCGAAACAATTACCAGCTAAGAGAGCTGCTAGAGAATACATTGGTGATGTTGAGGTATTGCCAAATGAAGAACTGGAAGAATCAGAGGCTGagcttcctaaagttgagaagGCTGGAGAAAAGAAAGATGAACTAGAAAAAATAATCAATACTGAGGAGAAAACTACAATTGAAGGCGAAACAAAAGAGAAATTAGATTCCAAAAATGTTGGAAAACTGGAAGAATTGAAAGTTGAGCCAGCTGATGGGGAAAAGCTTGGTGAACCAGAAAAATTAGTTGAAGTCTCGAAACAATTACCAGCTAAGAGAGCTGCTAGCGAATACATAGGTGATGTTGAGGTATTGCCAAATGAAGAACTGAAAGAATCAGAGGCTGagcttcctaaagttgagaaggctgaaaaaaagaaagatgaacTAGAAAAAATAATCAATGCTGGGGAGCAATCTTCAATTGAAGCCATTGAGGAAAAGGCCGAAAATGTAGACAAAAATCCCGGTGAGAAGGTGGAAGCAATTGAAGAGAAAGAAGTGAAAGGCGCTGAGAGTAAATCTAAAGAAATTTCAGAAACTGAGTCTGTTGAAAAACTAGAGCAATCCAGAGTTGAAAAACAGCCAGAAGAACCGGGTGAAACAGTGCAAGTGCCACAACAATCTTCAGTGAATCCTGTTGAGGAGAAGGTTGAAATTTTGGAGGAATTGCCTGTTAAGGAAGTGATTGTAGAGAAAGAAGTCCCGGTGTCAGAAGCTGAGCCTGCTGAAAAACAGGAGGAATTCAAAGTCGAGTCAGTTGATGAAAAGGTagacaaacaaacaaaaacagcTGAACCATCTTCAGTCGAGGCTATTGAGGAAATTGTGGAGAAAACATTACCTGCTAAAGTGGAAGAAACTGCAGTGAAAGAAGAAGATGATTCAGAAACTGAGATTAAACCTGAAGAAATTTCCAAAACCAAGAGTGTTGAACCTGTTGAAAAAATTTCAGTTGATCCCGTGAAGATTGTTGACGACCCAGAACAATCGTCGGTCGAGGTGGAGGAACTGCCTGCAAAAGACGTGGAAGCAGATGTGGAGAAAAAAGTGATAGTTCCAGAATCTGAGTTTAAGCAGAGAGAATTTTCGGATGTTGAGCCTTCTGAAAAAATAGAGGAATCAAAAGATGATTTACCTAAGGAAAAGCCAGACGAACCTAAAGAAATAATAGAGGCTGTTGAGGAAAAGGATAAAAGTATTGAACAAGTTGTGGAACTACCTGCTAATATAGtagaagaaattcaagaagctAAAGACAAGGAAGCCAAGGTTTTAGAAGTTGAGTCTAAACCTGAGGAAATTTCAGAAACGAAGCCCATTGAATCAGTTGAAGAAAAGTCAATCGATCTGGAAAAAATAGTTGATGTTCCAGTATCAGTTCTCGAAAAGCTGGGAGAAGCAGAAGAATTGCCTGCTAAAGAGATGGGAGCAATCGAGGACAAAGAACCGGCAGAGACCAAGCCTACTGAAAAATTGGAGGGATCGGAAGTTGCCTCAGTTGAAGAAAAACCAGATGAATCCATAAAAATAGCCGATGTGCAAGAACAATCACCACCTGAGATTGATAAGGAGAAGATTGTGAAAGGGGTAGAATTGCCTACCAAAAAGGTGGAGGCAATTTCAGAGAAAGAAAATGAAGTTCCAGAAGCTGAGTTTAAACATGAAGAAATTTCAGGAACCAAGCCTGCTGAAAAACAGGACGAATCAAAACTTGAATTGGTTGAAGAAAATTTATACGGACCACCCTCAGAAATAATCAATGTTCCAGAGCAATCTGTAAAAGAGAGAGACGAGGAAAAGGTGGGAAGCAAGGAGGAAGTACCTACAAAAGAGTTGGATGCAACTGCAGAGGATGTAGTGAAAGTTTCAGAATATGAGAATAAACCTGAAGAAATCAATGAAACCAAGCCTGTTGAGACCATTGAAGAAAAGTCTGTTGAGCCCGAAAAAATAGTGGATGTTGCTGAGCAATCAACGGAAGAACCTGTTGAGGAAAAGGTAGAAAAGTTGTCTGCCAAAGAAAGGGAAGCCCCTGTGGAGAAAGAAGCGAATGTTTTAGAGGCTGATCTTAAACCTGGAGAACTTTCAGCACCGAATCCGGAGGAGAAACTTGTTGAACAATCTGAAGTTACAGAACAGCATGAGAAAGAGCCTCCAGCTGCCGAGTCTTCAGAGAAAGAAGCAAAAGTTTTAGAAGCTGAGCTTAAACCTGAAGAAATTTCCGATTCCACGCCGGAGGAGAAACTGGTTAGACAATCTGAAGTCACGGAACAACATGAGAAAGAGCCTCCAGCTGTAGAGCCTTTGGAGAAAGAAGCAAACGTTTTAGAAGCTGAGCTTAAACCTGAAAAAATTTCTGAATCCACGCCAATGGAGAAAATGATTGAACAATCTGAAGTTACAGAACAACATGAGAAAGAGCTCCCAGCTGCTGCACCTTCAGAGAAAGAAGCGAAAGTTTTAGAAGCTGAGCTTAAACCCGAATCCACACCGCCGGAGAAACTGGTAAACCAATCTAAAGTTACAGGAAAACATGAGAATGAGCTTCCATATGCTGAGCCTTTGGAGAAAGAAGCGAAAGTTGACTCGGGGAAAACTGAATTAGAAACTGAAGCCCAACAAGGAAAAATTGTTACTACCCGAGAGTTGACTCCATGTGAAGAAGCAAAGCCGACTGAGAGTGAAGCTAACGAAAAGGTCGAAAATGGAAACACCAAAAATGAAGCAGAGGTTGAGGGGAATGGAGATGAAGAAGCAACAAAAGAAGCTGAGAAATGTGAGGCTGCAACGCAAATAGAAGGCATCGGTCACTCATTTAAAGAGAAGTTGGAGCAAGAGAAACGAGAAGATGAAACAACCAAAACTGACATTCAGACAGAAACTACCAATGAATCAGAGCATTCAAAAGTACCAGAAGATGCGTGTAAAGAAGAAGTTTCGGTGAAGTCTACACATAAGCACCCAAACAACATCATGAAGATGGTTAAACATTCATTAGCGAAGGCAAAGAAAGCCATCATCGGTAAATCATCACATTCAAAAACACCAGTTCCTGAGGGCGACGAGGTTAGTAAATGACGTCTCAAGACGGAAGAAATTTCTACAAGTATCAGAAGTATGATATGGTTTCGATTAATTTTTTGTGTGACTCGTTTTATCAAAAGTGTGATTCTTTTGTCTGATTGCTTATTATACTACTGTTGTAGTGAATATTGTGCAAACTAGGAAGATTTTCTTTGAGATATATGGTTCCCATTGGTTTGTGGTTTGTATATTTGTGCACAAGGATATACAATTTATTGGTTGTTTGATTTATATACAGTTATGTTACTTGTGTTAACAGTGTTGTTTTATTACATGGCATGTGAATTACACATGGTATTTGATTTAAGAACAAATCCTCCTAGAAAAGACATTGAAGGGGCCATGCCACCTTATTTCAGTGAGGACTTGAAGCATGATTGCAGTACACATAAGtttattgatatatatatatatattttgccATTTCTACTGATGAAGAACGCAAAAACTGAGCCGAGTAGCTAAGGAACGTGTGTAATATCCAGTACTCCTGAACAGATTTTGTTGTGGAGTCCTTGGCTCTCTTATTCCACTTTTATTGGGATGGAATCATCTTGGTTGGCACTTGGCATGACTTGAAAcaactacttttttttttttttttttttaatacagtAAAAACAAG contains the following coding sequences:
- the LOC140985751 gene encoding protein NRT1/ PTR FAMILY 4.5-like isoform X2, with product MGFVANMVSLVIYFSYRLCFDVAPAANTLTNLMGSTFLLSILGGFISDTYINRFKTCLIFGTIEVVACAMMTYQAHNPNLLPKEPCLKAVNGLEGGMGFYFYSSLCLLAVGVGGVRGALPALGADQFDARDPKEAKGLASYFNWLMLSTVSGALLGVTVIVWVATNPNNKNWWIGFLITTTGAFLGYTCLAFGSPFYRIQVPGGSPLVRIAEVIVVATKNRGLSPPESHSELYEINEKDAEFAEAKIAHTEQFRWLDKAAILPENTDPRQWKVCTVTQVEEVKVLTRMLPIIGSTIIMNTCMAQLQTFSVEQGYIMNPHLGSFKVPAASIPAIPLLFMVILIPIYDRVFVPFVRKFTRHPFGITQLQRVGVGLVLSALSMAAAALIEVKRKHYSLKNPSKSISLFWLSFQYGIFGIADMFTLVGLLEFFYKEAPAGMKALSTSFTWISLSFGYFLSSIFVEVINSVTQKITPSRQGWLHGKLLDYNNLNLFYWFLSILSVLNFFNYLYWANWYKYKKDDKLIKATTDEAAGAPQSMSGVPFLKTAAAGEDVSKASENGGGATPGAAEVSKEGN
- the LOC140986342 gene encoding uncharacterized protein codes for the protein MASETAVTDHSFEEVEKELKPEVKILEPVQVCPPKESVNSPEPEEVPAHVATSAESGAKVEETKTKPIVTENIKGIDIDENPKEEESVVLVEEPEQKNENKNVEVPPGEEEKKIEDASDNDNAEVEKVPHPEPDVNSVSEESNFEKTEGEPEEKLDTETVEKQRESEAEPSVEEKIGEPEKVVEVTKQSPAKIAARDYIGDVEVLPDKEMEESEAELAKVEKAEEKKDELEKIINTEEKTSIEGETKEKLDSKNVGKLEELKVEPADGEKLGEPEKLVEVSKQLPAKRAASEYIGDVEVLPNEELKESEAELPKVEKAEKKKDELEKIINTEEKTTIEGETKEKLDSKNVGKQEELKVEPADGEKLGEPEKLVEVSKQLPAKRAAREYIGDVEVLPNEELEESEAELPKVEKAGEKKDELEKIINTEEKTTIEGETKEKLDSKNVGKLEELKVEPADGEKLGEPEKLVEVSKQLPAKRAASEYIGDVEVLPNEELKESEAELPKVEKAEKKKDELEKIINAGEQSSIEAIEEKAENVDKNPGEKVEAIEEKEVKGAESKSKEISETESVEKLEQSRVEKQPEEPGETVQVPQQSSVNPVEEKVEILEELPVKEVIVEKEVPVSEAEPAEKQEEFKVESVDEKVDKQTKTAEPSSVEAIEEIVEKTLPAKVEETAVKEEDDSETEIKPEEISKTKSVEPVEKISVDPVKIVDDPEQSSVEVEELPAKDVEADVEKKVIVPESEFKQREFSDVEPSEKIEESKDDLPKEKPDEPKEIIEAVEEKDKSIEQVVELPANIVEEIQEAKDKEAKVLEVESKPEEISETKPIESVEEKSIDLEKIVDVPVSVLEKLGEAEELPAKEMGAIEDKEPAETKPTEKLEGSEVASVEEKPDESIKIADVQEQSPPEIDKEKIVKGVELPTKKVEAISEKENEVPEAEFKHEEISGTKPAEKQDESKLELVEENLYGPPSEIINVPEQSVKERDEEKVGSKEEVPTKELDATAEDVVKVSEYENKPEEINETKPVETIEEKSVEPEKIVDVAEQSTEEPVEEKVEKLSAKEREAPVEKEANVLEADLKPGELSAPNPEEKLVEQSEVTEQHEKEPPAAESSEKEAKVLEAELKPEEISDSTPEEKLVRQSEVTEQHEKEPPAVEPLEKEANVLEAELKPEKISESTPMEKMIEQSEVTEQHEKELPAAAPSEKEAKVLEAELKPESTPPEKLVNQSKVTGKHENELPYAEPLEKEAKVDSGKTELETEAQQGKIVTTRELTPCEEAKPTESEANEKVENGNTKNEAEVEGNGDEEATKEAEKCEAATQIEGIGHSFKEKLEQEKREDETTKTDIQTETTNESEHSKVPEDACKEEVSVKSTHKHPNNIMKMVKHSLAKAKKAIIGKSSHSKTPVPEGDEVSK